The Prunus dulcis chromosome 3, ALMONDv2, whole genome shotgun sequence genome segment TTGCGTTTTGTTTTAGGAGTTTATGGGATCTCTGTCTTTGGTTGTGAGAACTGGCAACAGCCTGGTTTGGGAAATAACGGCATTTGAACTTGGAATGTACAATATGAAGAAGTCGTATGACGATGCTTTTAGTTGTACCTGCATATGATTACAGGATTGGTATTTGGTGGAGTAAATGTCGTGTgttggggcttcacctcttCATATTAAACTGTTTATGAAAAAAAGGATTATGTCGAAATGGATAAAAGTGACGGGATGTGCATAATAACTTTTACCCCTAAGTTATTAATAGGATAAATCATCATCTTCAATTGATACTTTTCTCTTTATTGACTCCGTTGTTTTGTTTATGCCGACAGAGTGGGATGAGAAGGAAGAAGTGAAAGATTCAGCACAGCAATGGGAGGATGAttgggatgatgatgatgtcaaCGATGACTTCTCTCTGCAGCTGAAGAAGGAACTAGAGAACAATGCTGAGAAGAGCTAGGTTCATGTAGTGTTGTCTTCCTTCCCTCGGAACTTCATAATCATAGTGATTTGGTACAATCGATTCTAGTTGACAGTAGTGCTAGAAACCTAGTATGCCTGTTATTTGGTGGGTGGCCAAACCCATTTCACTTGAAACTCATAAACGTGGTATTTACTGTTCTTGGTTAAAGCAAATTTCAGTTGTGTGAATGACACTTTAATAACTGATGTGGTCTTGATCCCCTATCCCTTGTAGAGATATGACTATAATCTCTCAGTTGTCATTGCCTGTTTTTGGATGTGGCCTGTTTCTGTTTTCTGAAATTAACATATGAATCAGCAGTCAGGATACATCATCTTGATGAAAATTTATGAGCTCCCAATAAATGTGCAAATCTAGCGTTTGTCGGGACGAACGACCTAAAACTATATGGCCATCACTCTGCACCATCTGGTAACCTTCGTTCTCACCTCCTTCCCCAGCTACCCCTCCAACTCTCTCACCTTTCCTGAGCTGAGTCTCCTACAATGCCCCATATGTGGCTCTGACTCATTCTTGGTTATAACCTACAAGGCTACAAAGAGGCAGTTCACCCTTGCTTTCTCCAGCCCATTATTATGTCTTTGTGTTgtggaaattgaaataatCTTCTTGAGGCCCAAAGAAAATGTACAAAACATATCTTCCTTGCACCATGTGAGCTTTTGCATTAACCCAACCCAATACACCAGCCGTTGGGTACACAAACACAGTGCCAATTCCAGTAGTCGACAAAACAAATATCAAACCATAAACCTGTCATCTGTGGTTTCGTTCTCtgtctttttcctttttaactgATAGATATTCGTTTTTATATGCACTGGAAGATAATATGATGAGTAGAGTCGGTTTTATCCCACATGCCACTCGTGGCACGTCCTGTACAGTATCTATATCACCACCAACTTGTCTGATTTTCAATAGGAAACGTTAAGCGAAATAAATTTATCTTGTCCTTTCACACACCAGGCCCTGGGGCCACACTCAGTGTTCCAGTAGTCGGTGAAGACTGGTTCGAGCTCATAGAAACTGTTGACGATCATGCCGAAGCTACGGACGGTCCTTTTTAGTGGGTTCGAGCAGCATCAGTGCTACTGTCTCTAAAAGATTAGTGGAAGTCCTTTTTAGTAATTTTGATCCAAGGAAACTGAGTCACCGTGATTAACTCGGTGTCCGACTCGGGCCTCTCCAGGACCCGGTTCTCGGCGACGACTTTGCCCACCGCCATGGGGAAGTTAGCGAAACCGGGGAAGCCGAACTTGGTGGCGGAGTCAACGGTCCACCAGAAGACTAATATAATGAGGTccgtttatatttaaaaagtggAACACTATGTAATATAACTAGTGTTGAATATCATTAAAAGTGGAGCTTACCAATATAATAAGATCCTCTTCGATTAGAGAAGTGTTACATAGTATAATATAACTAGCATTTTTGTTACAGATTACAACAACGTCGAGCCGATATTACAAACAACACCCTGAAAAAGAATAACATTCTTGAAGAACTGGACATACAATAGACGCCAAATAAAATGGAATAAAACTTGCAGGATTTAACGGTGATGGGTGGTAGGGAATAAAGGCGGTGTGCCTAAATGCATGTGCGGTTGATTTCAGAAGAAACCAGACTGTATGGTTGGTTGGTTGTGGAGGTGGCGACTTTTCCCACTGAATTGTCAATTCAAAAAGCAGACCCCGAACTCCGCACTATAGAAATCGTCTGACGTGCCATGCATGCCGGGAAAAATATATTCAGTGCTTAGTGGTGAAGAGAGGTGTGAGAATGcgattgttttcatttttcttcttgcttATTGGGTTTTAATGACAAGGATTTGGAGTTGAGAGTTGCATTTAGGATATAAGCTTAACAAGTTCTCACCGTATAAGTGAAATATACAATAGAGACTCATTGAGCAACATTATTTCTTCCAAACAAGCagagaaaaattaaagtacaatCGTTGCCTTGCCACTTCtagatttattttaaataggaaaaaaaaaaaaaaaaaagagagaaagagaagaaaataaatgcaTGCAGCTTATCAACTACTCATTACGAGGTCCCCATTCATAATCTAGTTTCTTGCTACTTTAATGTTGTCTCATCTCATCTATAAGTGATTGCAACGTTAGCCACGACGAGCCACCCTCCTTCACAGCCTTGTTTGCCAGGTCAGCAAACTCCTTCACCTTCTTCCTCACCTCCTCGCCCTTCTCTCCTTCCATCAACTCTTTGACCATCTTCTCCAACCCCTCCGACTTCACAAACCCTTTGACTGAACCATCACACGTCTCCACCCTCAGCCCGACCTTGatctcctccaccaccattCTCGCATTCAGCGGCTGCTCCGCCATCATGGGCCAAGCCAGAATCGGCACTCCTGCGCATATGCTCTCCAGCACTGAGTTCCATCCACAGTGGCTTACAAAACCCTTCACGCTCTCATGCATCAGAATCCGCCTCTGGTCAACCCACTCTTTGACCACCATTCCCCTCCCCTTCACTCTCTCTTCGAACCCATTTATATCCCAAGCCGCTGTTTCTTCTGACCCTTTGCTTCGTATGACCCACAAGAAATTGATGTTTGAGTTTTCCAACCCTTTCGCTATTTCTTGAAGCTGCTCGGCTGACAACTCAGCTTGCGTTCCAAATGCAACATACAAAACCCAACTCCCCTTCTCCAGCTTCTCATCTAGCCACTCAATCCAGATGGGCTTATCTTGATGATCATCGTGTGGCTCATCTTGTGCCACCTGGCACAGAGGCCCCACGCACCAGGCCTTGGGCTCACACTCACTGTTCCAATAGTCAGTAAACACGGGCTCAAGCTCATAGAAACTGTTGACTATCATCCCGAAGCTACGATTTGTTGCCACCGCAGCCTTCATATGGAACTCAGAGGCTTGACTTGGTTGGTCATGATCATCCTTTGTAAGAGCTTCGTGGAAGTCCTTTCTGGTAATTTTGATCCAAGGAAACCGAGTCACGGTTATTAACTCGTCGTCCGACTCGGGCCCATGCAGCAGGCGGTTCTCGGCAACGACTTTGGACACAGCCATGGCGTAGTTGTTAAAGCCGTAGAAAACAAACCTTGGGAAGCCGAGCTTGTCGGCGGAGTCGAGGGTCCACCAGAGGAAGGCGTCGGAGACCATGAAGCTGACACGTGGAAGCGTTTGGAGGGCTCGCTCGAAGTCGGGCTGCATGTGGCCGGTGGTGAGGGCGAAGGGGAAGAAGAGGTCGATGGAAGGGAGCTTGTCGGTGCTCTCGACACCGGAGGGGATTTCGGGGGAGATGCTTTGAGGGAAAGGGAGGGAGATCAAGGAGGCTGAGGTATCGGCGAGGGATTGGTTAATGAAGGGGCGGTTGGCGGGGGTGGTGAAGATGGTGACGCGGAGGCGGCGAGAGAGGAAGAGGCGGGAGAGGTGGAGGAGTGGGATGGTGTGGCCTTTGGACATGAAGGGGAACAAAACCACGTGGCCCTGATCCTCCACATGC includes the following:
- the LOC117620698 gene encoding UDP-glycosyltransferase 90A1-like, with amino-acid sequence MGSTIDSQHVEDQGHVVLFPFMSKGHTIPLLHLSRLFLSRRLRVTIFTTPANRPFINQSLADTSASLISLPFPQSISPEIPSGVESTDKLPSIDLFFPFALTTGHMQPDFERALQTLPRVSFMVSDAFLWWTLDSADKLGFPRFVFYGFNNYAMAVSKVVAENRLLHGPESDDELITVTRFPWIKITRKDFHEALTKDDHDQPSQASEFHMKAAVATNRSFGMIVNSFYELEPVFTDYWNSECEPKAWCVGPLCQVAQDEPHDDHQDKPIWIEWLDEKLEKGSWVLYVAFGTQAELSAEQLQEIAKGLENSNINFLWVIRSKGSEETAAWDINGFEERVKGRGMVVKEWVDQRRILMHESVKGFVSHCGWNSVLESICAGVPILAWPMMAEQPLNARMVVEEIKVGLRVETCDGSVKGFVKSEGLEKMVKELMEGEKGEEVRKKVKEFADLANKAVKEGGSSWLTLQSLIDEMRQH
- the LOC117620699 gene encoding protein DSS1 HOMOLOG ON CHROMOSOME V-like; its protein translation is MEKDQKVASEDPKIDLFEDDDEFEEFNINEEWDEKEEVKDSAQQWEDDWDDDDVNDDFSLQLKKELENNAEKS